The Diaminobutyricimonas aerilata nucleotide sequence AGCGCAGATCGTCGTGGTCCCGCGCCCGGTACACCGACGGGGATTCCCCGACGAGCTGGGTGAACCGCGTGGAGAACGAGCCGAGGCTCGAACATCCCACGGCGAAGCAGACCTCGGTGACGCTCAACTCGCCGAGCCGCAACAGCGCCTTCGCCCGTTCGATGCGCCGGGTCATGAGGTAGGAGTACGGCGTCTCGGAGTAGGCGTCGCGGAAGCGCCGGCTGAAGTGCGCCGGGGACATGAGGGCGGTGCGGGCGAGCGCGGCGACATCGAGCGGCTGCGCGTACTCCCGGTCCATCTGGTCGCGGGCGCGGCGCAGCCGTCGCAGCTCGTCGAGATCGGCACTCACACGCACATTGTGCACCGGAGGGGCCCCGGGCGTCACCGGGCCAGCCGGTGCGAGGCGGCTGTCCCGGCGGTCGCGGCGATTCCGTACCCTCGAACCGTGATCGAATCCCCGAGCGGGCGCCTCGGCGCCGACATCCCGGACCGTCGCGGCAGAACCGGACTCGACCGGGTGGGCCGCGACCTCGACCGCAATCCCGACGTGCGCGTCGATGACGTCGAGGTCGTCTCCGACGGTTGGCATGTGCTGCGCCGCACGACCCTGAGCTACCGGCGCCGCGACGGGGTGTGGGAACGTCAGCAGCGCGAGACCTACGACCGGGGCAACGGCGCGACGATCCTGCTGTACGACCTCGAGCGGCGCACGGTGCTGCTCACCCGGCAGTTCCGCTACCCGGCGTACGTGAACGACCATCCCGACGGCATGCTGCTCGAGACGGCGGCCGGCCTGCTCGACGGCGACGCGCCCGAGGAGGCGGTGCGCCGCGAACTGGCCGAGGAGCTCGGGGCCGTCGTGGGGGAGGTGCGCCACGTGTTCGACCTGTACATGAGTCCCGGGTCGGTCACGGAGCGGGTGCACTTCTTCGTGGCACCGTGGACCGCCGGCGATGTGACGGGACCAGGTGGCGGCGTCGTCGACGAGGGCGAGGACATCGAGGCGGTCGAACTGCCGTTCGACGAGGCGCTGCGGATGGTCGCCGACGGCCGCATCGTGGACGGCAAGACGGTCATCCTGCTGCAGTGGGCTGCGCTGAACCTGTTCCCCGCGCCTCCGTCTGTCACGGTGCGTGCGGCGCGGATGCCCGACGAGCTGTCGGAGCTGACCCGCGTGTGGCGTGAGGCGGTGGAGGCGACGCACGACTTCCTCTCGGCCGATGACGTCGCCTATTACGCCGAGCAGGTGCGCACGACCTATCTCCCCGCGCTCACCGTGGACGTCGTCGCGCGGGGCGACGAGGTGCTCGGCTTCGCCGGCGTCGAC carries:
- a CDS encoding helix-turn-helix transcriptional regulator, producing the protein MDREYAQPLDVAALARTALMSPAHFSRRFRDAYSETPYSYLMTRRIERAKALLRLGELSVTEVCFAVGCSSLGSFSTRFTQLVGESPSVYRARDHDDLRSVSGCHAMKLTRPRKTDAARRSEESRIGEAALAAPA
- a CDS encoding GNAT family N-acetyltransferase, with amino-acid sequence MIESPSGRLGADIPDRRGRTGLDRVGRDLDRNPDVRVDDVEVVSDGWHVLRRTTLSYRRRDGVWERQQRETYDRGNGATILLYDLERRTVLLTRQFRYPAYVNDHPDGMLLETAAGLLDGDAPEEAVRRELAEELGAVVGEVRHVFDLYMSPGSVTERVHFFVAPWTAGDVTGPGGGVVDEGEDIEAVELPFDEALRMVADGRIVDGKTVILLQWAALNLFPAPPSVTVRAARMPDELSELTRVWREAVEATHDFLSADDVAYYAEQVRTTYLPALTVDVVARGDEVLGFAGVDGDRLEMLFVGDRARGTGVGTMLLDHARRNRERLLVDVNEQNPSAHAFYLRRGFRQVGRSETDGDGRPFPILHLEWMRDAGVVLTTDRLRIAPLEVAQAAEFVAYRTIPEVARWQSWDVDYSLDDALAYLGPMPRASLPASGEWQQLGITDADGALLGDVAVHRLADQPATFEVGVTLAPSAQGRGVAAEALGAVLRELFAVGGAHRVIAFSDARNEPVARLLGRLGFRQEARQVDGDWFKGEWTTLDQWALLEREWRGRV